TCACCTCAGCACTCACCCCGGTAGCTGAAGGAATATTCCTTTTCAGCAAGGTGGAAGGCACTCGCTTCATTCCCACAGGAAACAAGAGCCTGTTCAAGAAGGAGGGAGAGGCATTTATTGTCGACCCATTCACCCATGAACAGTACCTCGCAATCAAGGAAGGGGATGAACATGTCTTGGTAAGCGGATGTTCTCACCGCGGGATCGTAAATATCCTGGAAGCCTTCCACGATGAGTTCGGTTCCTATCCCACTCGCGTAATCGGGGGATTCCACCTCTACAACCACCGCACGGGCAAGCCTGAGGACCCAGAAGTCCTGGACCAGATTGCAGCCATCCTCTTGGCAAGCAAAGCAATATTCTACACCTGTCACTGCACAGGAGAAGAAAACTATACCTATCTCAAGGGGAAGATGGGGGAAGCAATACATTACCTTGCAGGTGGAGATATCCTCGACTTCAAGGCCCATAAGGAGTAGCAACATGGCACAACCTGATATAGATATGAGAGCACATTCCAAGACAGGAAGCACCATCGGCAATATCATTGCAGTTGTAAGCGGAAAGGGAGGGGTTGGAAAATCCTCGGTTACCAGCCTACTCGCTTCTGAAATGCAAAGACGTGGTCACAAGGTGGGAGTACTTGATGCAGACATCACCGGATCCTCCATTCCAAAGATGTTCGGTATCCATAGCAAGGCAACCGGGGAAGAAGGAAGAATCGAACCAGCGGTAAGCAAGAATGGTATCAAGATTATCTCAACAAACATGTTGTTGGATAATGAGAGTGATGCGGTCATATGGCGTGGCCCCCTGATTGCAAACACAGTCAAGCTCTTCTACACCGATGTGGACTGGAAAGAGTTGGACTATCTCTTTGTTGACATGCCCCCTGGGACGGGAGACGTCCCCTTGACGGTATTCCAATCCCTTCCTGTTGAAGGAATCGTCATGGTTACTTCCCCCCAAGAGTTGGTATCCATGGTAGTGGAAAAAGCAGTGAACATGGCGCAGAAAATGAATGTGCCCATCGTAGGGTTGGTGGAGAACCTCTCCTATTTCCTCTGCCCTGACAACCAGAAGCAATACAGGGTCTTCGGAGAAAGCCATATCGATGTGGTGGCAGAGCACCACAACCTTGAGGTACTTGCAAAACTGCCCATCGACCCACTGTTGAGTGAAGCGTGTGAT
The sequence above is drawn from the uncultured Sphaerochaeta sp. genome and encodes:
- a CDS encoding Mrp/NBP35 family ATP-binding protein, which gives rise to MAQPDIDMRAHSKTGSTIGNIIAVVSGKGGVGKSSVTSLLASEMQRRGHKVGVLDADITGSSIPKMFGIHSKATGEEGRIEPAVSKNGIKIISTNMLLDNESDAVIWRGPLIANTVKLFYTDVDWKELDYLFVDMPPGTGDVPLTVFQSLPVEGIVMVTSPQELVSMVVEKAVNMAQKMNVPIVGLVENLSYFLCPDNQKQYRVFGESHIDVVAEHHNLEVLAKLPIDPLLSEACDNGTIEAYQGADLSGLCNILEAREK
- a CDS encoding MBL fold metallo-hydrolase, with product MKITTLVENTTNNETLGAEHGLSLYIEASQKTMLFDMGASSLFAENAEKLNVDLKKVDLAILSHGHYDHGGGIKTFFSINSTAPLYARKEAFGPLFSERSEGDYHYIGVDQDLLRNNRLIFTSALTPVAEGIFLFSKVEGTRFIPTGNKSLFKKEGEAFIVDPFTHEQYLAIKEGDEHVLVSGCSHRGIVNILEAFHDEFGSYPTRVIGGFHLYNHRTGKPEDPEVLDQIAAILLASKAIFYTCHCTGEENYTYLKGKMGEAIHYLAGGDILDFKAHKE